One genomic region from Mycobacterium basiliense encodes:
- the lpqN gene encoding envelope biogenesis lipoprotein LpqN: MKDLMAMIATVALSVTLVGCGSDTKTNGQTSTSTATSTSTSTTTSTTSATPGAQVNYTIADYIRENNIQETPIHHGDPGSPNINLPVPDGWQLIPEGSGAPYGGIVYTKPSDPNDPPTIVAILSKLTGNVDAAKIIEFAPGELKNLPGYQGSNDGSASTLSGFQAWQLGGSYTKNGKQRAIAQKTVVIPSADGLFVLQLDADALDSEQGVLMDATNIIDDQTTITS, encoded by the coding sequence ATGAAGGACCTGATGGCAATGATTGCCACCGTGGCGCTGAGCGTGACGCTGGTTGGCTGCGGCTCCGACACCAAGACCAATGGCCAGACGTCCACATCCACAGCCACCTCGACGTCAACATCGACGACCACGTCAACGACGAGCGCGACGCCGGGCGCCCAGGTCAACTACACGATCGCCGACTACATTCGGGAGAACAACATTCAGGAGACGCCCATCCATCATGGCGACCCCGGATCGCCGAACATCAACCTGCCGGTGCCCGATGGTTGGCAGTTGATTCCCGAAGGCTCCGGCGCGCCGTATGGCGGCATTGTCTACACCAAACCCAGCGATCCCAACGATCCGCCCACTATCGTGGCGATCCTGTCCAAGCTGACCGGCAACGTCGATGCGGCGAAGATCATCGAGTTCGCCCCGGGCGAGTTGAAGAACCTGCCCGGATATCAGGGCAGCAACGACGGAAGCGCCTCCACGCTCAGCGGTTTCCAGGCATGGCAGCTGGGCGGCTCCTACACCAAGAACGGGAAGCAGCGAGCCATTGCCCAGAAGACGGTGGTGATTCCCAGCGCCGACGGACTGTTCGTGTTACAGCTGGACGCCGATGCCCTCGACAGCGAGCAAGGCGTCCTGATGGACGCCACCAACATCATCGACGACCAGACGACGATCACATCCTGA
- a CDS encoding GH92 family glycosyl hydrolase, translated as MRSRRSMRALVALVAALGFLVPLIAATPTAYDGEPQFVTNPVEYVDTLVGTGRGGEIVGEINNFPGASMPFGMVQYSPDTPGNYAGYDFQNPRSTGFSMTHASVGCAAFGDISMLPTTSAVGAQPWRATERIAHDDTESGMPGYYTVRFPSSGVTAELTATTRTGFGRFSYPRDGRPATFRVRSGASLAGNSRSTIQIGADSTTITGWATSGGFCGKNNTYTVYFAMQFSQPFTSYGTWDGAAVYPGSRTADSPYSGGYVEFPAGSVLEVRTAISYVGIDGARANLAAEGAAGFDDVRAASAATWNAALSRIAVAGRDHGHVVTFYSCLYRSLLHPNTFNDVDGRYLGFDNTIHAVTQGHTQYANFSDWDTYRSLAALQGLLFPEQASDMAQSLVNDAEQSGSLPRWALANSATGMMSGDNVVPLIVNLYAFGAKDFDTKTALRYMVHAATQGGVGLNGYVERPGVATYQELGYAPQAVDFGTNGRFAGASITLEWSLDDFTISRFADSLGDAKTAAEFQRRAQNWQNVFNPSTRYISPRSPIGFFAPGPGFKDTPDGFGQDGYDEGNAEQYLWWVPQNIGGLITALGGRKAVADRLDGFTKKLNVGPNEPYLWVGNEPGFGVPWLYNYVGQPWKTQRTVDRVRGLFSPTPDGAPGNDDLGALSSWYVWAALGLYPIIPGTSILTVNTPLFDRAIIALPGGKSIRISAPGATAPSRMKYISGLRIDGRATEQTFLPDSIIRTGGDVAFTLSGRPNKSWGTAPSSAPPSFGAGSSAVTVNVVRPIIGIAPGATGTVRLDMQRMIADAGDYVVTGSSAIDGVTVTPASGEFGEDGAAAVDVEIAVARSVPDDYYLTYLTTTVGHSARSSVVLVVVIDLAE; from the coding sequence ATGCGGTCACGCAGGTCGATGCGGGCCCTCGTCGCACTGGTGGCGGCGCTGGGATTCTTGGTGCCGTTGATTGCCGCCACGCCGACCGCTTACGACGGTGAACCGCAGTTCGTTACCAACCCGGTCGAATACGTCGACACCCTCGTCGGCACCGGCAGAGGAGGCGAGATCGTCGGGGAAATCAACAACTTCCCGGGCGCCTCGATGCCATTCGGCATGGTGCAGTACTCGCCGGACACCCCCGGCAACTACGCCGGATACGATTTCCAAAACCCACGCTCCACCGGGTTCAGCATGACGCACGCCTCGGTGGGCTGTGCCGCCTTTGGTGACATCTCGATGTTGCCGACCACCAGCGCCGTCGGTGCGCAACCTTGGCGCGCCACGGAGCGGATTGCCCACGACGACACCGAGTCGGGTATGCCCGGCTACTACACCGTGCGATTCCCGTCCAGCGGAGTGACCGCGGAGCTTACCGCCACCACGCGAACCGGATTCGGTCGGTTCAGCTACCCGCGCGACGGCCGGCCGGCCACATTTCGCGTGCGGTCCGGTGCCTCGCTTGCGGGAAACTCTCGCTCAACCATCCAGATCGGTGCGGACAGCACCACCATCACCGGGTGGGCGACCAGCGGAGGATTCTGCGGTAAGAACAACACCTACACGGTCTACTTCGCCATGCAGTTCAGCCAGCCGTTCACGTCCTACGGAACCTGGGACGGCGCCGCCGTATACCCCGGCTCGCGTACCGCGGATTCGCCTTACAGCGGTGGGTACGTGGAGTTTCCGGCCGGCTCGGTGCTCGAAGTTCGCACCGCGATCTCTTATGTGGGGATCGACGGAGCCCGGGCGAACCTTGCCGCCGAAGGTGCGGCCGGCTTCGACGACGTTCGTGCGGCCTCCGCGGCCACATGGAACGCAGCCCTGTCGCGCATCGCGGTGGCCGGCCGGGATCACGGTCACGTGGTGACTTTCTACAGTTGCCTGTACCGATCGCTGTTGCATCCCAACACCTTTAACGACGTTGACGGCCGCTACCTCGGGTTCGATAACACCATTCACGCTGTTACCCAAGGACATACCCAGTACGCCAACTTCTCCGATTGGGACACCTACCGGAGTTTGGCCGCCCTGCAGGGCCTGCTCTTCCCCGAGCAGGCCAGCGACATGGCTCAATCATTGGTCAATGATGCCGAGCAGAGCGGATCGCTTCCACGCTGGGCACTTGCAAATTCGGCGACCGGCATGATGAGCGGGGACAACGTAGTGCCGCTCATCGTGAACTTGTATGCGTTCGGGGCCAAGGACTTCGACACCAAGACCGCACTGCGCTACATGGTGCACGCGGCGACACAGGGTGGTGTTGGGCTCAACGGATATGTGGAACGGCCGGGAGTCGCCACCTACCAGGAGCTGGGCTACGCGCCGCAGGCGGTCGATTTCGGTACCAACGGTCGGTTCGCCGGCGCGTCGATCACGCTGGAGTGGTCGCTGGACGACTTCACGATCTCCCGATTCGCCGATTCGCTGGGAGATGCCAAGACCGCCGCCGAGTTCCAGCGCCGGGCGCAGAACTGGCAAAACGTGTTCAACCCCAGCACTCGGTATATCTCGCCGCGCAGCCCGATCGGATTCTTTGCACCGGGACCGGGATTCAAGGACACCCCCGATGGCTTCGGGCAGGACGGGTACGACGAGGGTAACGCCGAACAGTATCTCTGGTGGGTGCCGCAAAACATCGGTGGTCTGATCACCGCTCTTGGGGGGCGCAAGGCGGTTGCCGACCGGCTCGATGGCTTCACCAAGAAGCTCAACGTGGGTCCCAACGAGCCGTACCTCTGGGTCGGCAACGAGCCTGGCTTCGGGGTGCCGTGGCTGTACAACTACGTGGGCCAACCGTGGAAGACGCAGCGGACGGTCGATCGGGTGCGCGGCCTGTTCTCACCCACGCCCGACGGCGCACCGGGCAATGACGACCTCGGCGCACTGTCCAGCTGGTATGTCTGGGCCGCTCTCGGCCTGTATCCGATCATCCCGGGGACCTCGATCCTCACCGTGAACACCCCACTGTTCGATCGCGCGATCATCGCCCTACCGGGAGGCAAATCCATCCGGATCTCCGCACCCGGCGCGACCGCGCCCAGCCGGATGAAATACATCAGCGGCCTGCGCATCGACGGCCGGGCCACCGAGCAAACGTTTCTTCCGGATTCGATCATCCGCACCGGCGGCGACGTCGCCTTCACGCTTTCCGGCAGGCCCAACAAGTCGTGGGGAACTGCCCCATCCTCGGCGCCCCCGTCGTTCGGGGCGGGTAGTTCGGCGGTAACGGTCAACGTGGTCCGGCCGATCATCGGTATCGCGCCGGGTGCAACCGGCACCGTCAGGCTCGACATGCAACGGATGATTGCCGATGCCGGCGACTACGTGGTCACCGGATCGTCTGCCATTGACGGTGTCACGGTGACGCCCGCGTCTGGCGAGTTCGGTGAGGACGGGGCGGCCGCGGTGGACGTCGAAATCGCCGTCGCGCGGTCAGTGCCTGACGATTACTATCTGACCTATCTGACCACCACGGTCGGACACAGCGCCAGAAGTTCGGTGGTGCTGGTTGTGGTCATCGACTTGGCGGAATAA
- a CDS encoding lysylphosphatidylglycerol synthase transmembrane domain-containing protein, translated as MRVDGRDISVSGSLLPPLTRRTNDIIRLVLAAVFLVVVVTSSVITRPRWVALEKSISEIVGVLTPAQSDLVYLIYGVAIVALPFVILVGLIISRQWKLLGAYGAAAFMAILPLSISSNRLSAPRWHFDLSEKLSSVPAQFLDDPRWIAMLAAVLTVSGPWLPARWRHWWWGLLLAFVPIHLVISAIVPARSALGLAVGWFVGALVVLVVGTPALEVPLEGAVRAMAKGGFVVSTLAVVRPGGPGPLVLLATSPDPDTRAAVELYGPHQRSGGALRQLWWKLRLRGSETAPLQASLRRAVEHRALMSIAIGETGVANTSTIALAALDRGWTLYAHRPVRGTPLDECASQTPVARAWESLRVLNDHQISHGDLRCHEITVHDGTVLFGGFGSAEYGATDAQLQSDIAQLLVTTSALYDAKSAVSAAIHTFGKDTILSASRRLTKSAVPKRVRESVANAKSVISGAREEVKRQTGADQIETQTITRFSRSQFIQLVLIGALVYVAYPFISTVPTFFSQLRTANWSWALLGLAVSALTYVGAAAALWTCADGQVSFWKLSIVQVANTFAATTTPAGVGGLALSTRFLQKSGLSALRATAAVALQQSVQVIVHLALLILFSAVAGTSADLSHFVPTGTVVYLIAGVALGIVGTVLFVPNLRRWLSTEVRPKLKEVTDDLVVLAREPKRLGVILLGCAGTTLGAALALWASIEAFGGGTTFVTVTVVTMVGGTLASAAPTPGGVGAVEAALIGGLAAFGVPAAIGVPSVLLYRVLTCWLPVFLGWPVMRWLTKNEMI; from the coding sequence ATACGGGTTGACGGGCGCGACATCTCCGTTTCCGGTAGCTTGCTGCCCCCGCTCACCCGGCGGACCAACGACATCATCCGGCTCGTCTTGGCCGCGGTGTTCCTCGTGGTGGTGGTCACGAGTTCGGTAATCACCCGACCGCGCTGGGTGGCGCTGGAGAAGTCCATCTCCGAAATCGTCGGCGTGCTGACCCCCGCCCAGTCCGACCTGGTGTACCTGATCTATGGCGTCGCGATTGTCGCACTGCCGTTCGTGATCCTGGTCGGCCTGATCATCAGCCGCCAATGGAAGCTGCTCGGCGCCTACGGGGCGGCGGCATTCATGGCCATTCTTCCCCTGTCAATCAGCAGCAACCGCCTCTCGGCGCCGCGTTGGCATTTCGACCTGTCCGAGAAGCTCAGCTCGGTGCCCGCGCAGTTCCTCGACGACCCGCGGTGGATCGCGATGCTGGCCGCGGTGCTGACCGTGTCGGGGCCCTGGCTACCGGCCCGCTGGCGGCATTGGTGGTGGGGGCTGCTGCTGGCCTTCGTGCCGATCCATCTGGTGATCAGCGCTATCGTGCCGGCTCGGTCGGCGTTGGGTCTGGCGGTCGGCTGGTTCGTGGGCGCGTTGGTGGTGCTGGTGGTTGGCACTCCTGCGCTCGAAGTGCCACTGGAGGGCGCGGTTCGCGCGATGGCCAAGGGCGGATTCGTGGTGTCCACGCTCGCGGTGGTGCGGCCGGGCGGACCCGGGCCACTCGTTCTGTTGGCCACCTCACCGGATCCCGACACCAGGGCGGCCGTGGAGTTGTACGGACCGCATCAACGCAGCGGTGGGGCGCTGCGGCAACTGTGGTGGAAGCTGCGTCTGCGCGGTTCGGAGACGGCACCCCTGCAGGCCTCGCTTCGCCGCGCCGTCGAGCATCGTGCACTGATGTCCATCGCCATCGGCGAAACCGGTGTCGCCAATACGTCGACGATCGCTCTGGCGGCGCTTGATCGCGGCTGGACCTTGTACGCGCACCGGCCCGTTCGCGGCACCCCGCTGGATGAATGTGCAAGCCAAACACCGGTTGCCCGCGCATGGGAATCGTTGCGGGTGCTCAACGATCATCAGATCTCCCACGGGGATCTGCGCTGTCACGAAATCACCGTCCACGACGGCACGGTCCTGTTCGGCGGCTTCGGCAGCGCCGAATACGGCGCCACGGACGCCCAGCTGCAGTCGGATATCGCCCAACTCTTGGTAACCACGTCGGCGCTCTACGACGCAAAATCGGCGGTCAGCGCCGCCATCCACACCTTCGGCAAGGACACCATTCTGAGCGCCTCGCGGCGGCTCACCAAATCAGCTGTGCCCAAAAGAGTTCGTGAATCGGTAGCCAACGCCAAGTCCGTCATCTCCGGCGCCCGCGAGGAGGTCAAGCGCCAAACCGGTGCCGATCAAATCGAAACCCAGACGATCACCCGGTTCAGCCGCAGCCAGTTCATTCAGCTGGTGCTGATCGGCGCGCTGGTCTATGTCGCCTACCCGTTCATCAGCACCGTACCCACGTTCTTCTCCCAGCTCAGAACGGCGAACTGGTCGTGGGCGCTGCTCGGCCTGGCGGTGTCCGCGCTGACCTATGTCGGGGCGGCCGCGGCCTTGTGGACCTGCGCCGACGGGCAAGTGAGTTTCTGGAAGCTGTCAATCGTGCAGGTAGCCAACACGTTTGCGGCAACAACCACACCCGCCGGCGTGGGAGGCCTCGCGCTGAGCACCCGGTTTCTGCAGAAGAGCGGTCTGAGCGCGTTACGCGCTACCGCGGCGGTAGCCCTGCAGCAGTCGGTTCAGGTCATCGTCCACCTGGCATTGCTGATCTTGTTCAGCGCGGTCGCGGGCACCTCAGCGGACCTGTCCCACTTCGTCCCGACCGGGACGGTGGTGTACCTGATCGCGGGTGTCGCGCTGGGCATCGTCGGCACCGTCTTGTTCGTGCCCAACCTGCGGCGCTGGCTGTCCACCGAGGTGCGTCCCAAGCTCAAGGAGGTAACCGACGACCTCGTCGTGCTTGCCCGCGAACCGAAAAGATTGGGGGTGATCCTACTCGGTTGCGCGGGAACGACTCTCGGCGCAGCGTTGGCGCTATGGGCCAGCATTGAAGCGTTCGGCGGCGGCACCACATTCGTCACCGTCACCGTGGTAACGATGGTCGGTGGGACGCTCGCCTCGGCCGCCCCCACACCCGGCGGCGTGGGCGCCGTCGAGGCGGCGCTGATCGGTGGACTTGCCGCCTTCGGCGTGCCCGCGGCGATCGGGGTGCCCTCGGTGCTGCTGTACCGAGTACTCACTTGCTGGCTGCCGGTATTTCTCGGTTGGCCGGTGATGCGCTGGCTCACCAAGAACGAGATGATTTAG
- a CDS encoding metal-dependent hydrolase family protein, which translates to MDTHQLHIRNVNVFDSVAGSITGPWDVTVEDNLVASLKPAGATDLAGTQIDGSGKTLIPGLIDAHWHTMFTTIPTTVALVSELGYVFARAVVSARDTLLRGFTTVRDLGGPVFGIKQAIDEGTIPGPRIYPCGGFISQTGGHGDFRLPYEVPRGVCGHLSYIEIVGTAVIADGEAEVLRGAREMLRRGASQLKLMAGGGVASNYDPLDVSQFTLTEMRAAVEAAENWGTYVTVHAYTPRAIRTAVAAGVRCIEHGQLIDEGTAALLAENDIWWCLQPFLADEDRALAPANQAKLQQMTAGTDAAYRLAIKHQAKIAFGTDILFAPELASRQGAMLTKLSRWFTPAEVLQQATIRNAELLAMSGPRNPYPGRLGVVAEGALADLILVDGDPVADISLIARPEESFAAIIKDGRLVTQESG; encoded by the coding sequence CATCGTTAAAGCCTGCGGGCGCAACAGACTTAGCGGGCACCCAGATCGACGGGTCAGGCAAGACGTTGATACCCGGGCTGATCGACGCGCACTGGCACACCATGTTCACCACCATTCCGACGACGGTCGCCCTGGTCAGCGAGCTCGGATACGTTTTCGCGCGGGCCGTCGTCAGTGCCCGAGACACGCTGTTGCGCGGGTTTACCACGGTCCGCGATTTGGGCGGGCCGGTATTCGGCATCAAGCAAGCCATCGACGAGGGCACGATCCCGGGCCCACGCATCTACCCCTGCGGCGGTTTCATCTCCCAGACCGGCGGCCACGGCGACTTCCGGCTGCCGTACGAGGTGCCGCGTGGCGTGTGCGGCCATCTGAGCTACATCGAGATCGTCGGGACCGCCGTGATCGCCGATGGCGAAGCCGAAGTGCTACGCGGCGCACGGGAGATGCTGCGCCGAGGTGCGTCGCAGTTGAAGTTGATGGCCGGCGGCGGGGTGGCCTCCAACTACGACCCACTCGACGTTTCCCAGTTCACCTTGACCGAGATGCGCGCGGCGGTGGAGGCGGCCGAAAACTGGGGCACCTATGTCACCGTGCACGCCTACACACCCCGAGCGATCCGCACCGCCGTGGCCGCCGGTGTCCGTTGCATCGAGCATGGCCAGCTCATCGACGAAGGCACGGCGGCGCTGCTCGCCGAAAACGACATCTGGTGGTGCTTGCAACCATTTCTCGCCGACGAGGACAGGGCTCTGGCGCCGGCGAACCAGGCGAAGTTGCAGCAGATGACGGCCGGCACCGACGCCGCGTATCGGCTGGCGATCAAGCATCAGGCCAAAATCGCGTTCGGCACGGATATCTTGTTCGCCCCGGAACTGGCCAGCCGCCAGGGCGCGATGCTCACCAAGCTCTCCCGCTGGTTCACCCCCGCCGAGGTGTTGCAACAGGCGACAATCCGCAACGCCGAGCTGCTGGCCATGTCCGGGCCGCGCAATCCGTACCCGGGACGGTTAGGCGTGGTAGCCGAAGGCGCCCTGGCGGATCTGATACTCGTTGACGGCGACCCGGTCGCCGACATCTCGCTGATCGCACGTCCGGAGGAATCGTTCGCCGCGATTATCAAGGACGGTAGGTTGGTCACGCAGGAGAGTGGGTGA